From Pseudomonas sp. FP2335, the proteins below share one genomic window:
- a CDS encoding sigma-70 family RNA polymerase sigma factor encodes MASSEYIPCESVVQTLYRTHHNWLNTWLRGRLGNAADAADLAQDTFVRLLQKTERFELKTPRAFLRTIARGLVIDHWRREEIERAYLESIAHLPEGLAPSAEARALVLELLEEVARLLEGLKPKVRKAFLLAQCDGLTYKQIAQQMGVSLRSVERYVAQALYHCYVLRYET; translated from the coding sequence ATGGCATCCTCCGAGTACATCCCGTGTGAAAGTGTCGTGCAGACGCTTTACCGCACCCATCACAACTGGCTGAACACCTGGCTGCGCGGGCGTTTGGGCAATGCCGCGGATGCTGCCGACCTGGCGCAGGACACCTTTGTGCGTCTGCTGCAGAAGACCGAGCGTTTTGAACTCAAGACGCCGCGTGCGTTTTTACGCACCATCGCCCGCGGCCTGGTGATTGATCACTGGCGCCGCGAAGAAATCGAACGGGCTTACCTTGAGTCCATCGCCCATCTGCCCGAGGGATTAGCGCCCAGCGCTGAAGCCCGTGCGCTGGTGCTGGAGTTGTTGGAAGAAGTTGCTCGACTGCTTGAAGGACTGAAGCCAAAGGTACGCAAGGCATTTCTGCTGGCGCAGTGCGATGGACTGACTTACAAGCAGATCGCGCAGCAGATGGGCGTGTCGCTGCGGTCCGTCGAGCGTTACGTTGCGCAGGCGCTGTACCACTGCTATGTGCTGCGGTATGAAACATGA
- a CDS encoding TonB-dependent siderophore receptor, with amino-acid sequence MTVRFPCNSSYSLLSKAVRVALLSTAMGLHVLPFTAMAADASAERPHQRYEISAGPLTEVLNQFARQAGIMLSSTPAHTQGLHSAGLRGDYSARDGLNLLLRGSGLQAVSEDDVSFTVQVTPEDSALTLPTTDIKGFALGNALGSMEGYNATHSQIATKTSAALLETSQTVSVVTREQMDDQGSQTVAQAMRYTPGVLTNPYGATHRYDYVAMRGFNDGSVDNIYLDGLKSMGDSGTYSTMQVDPYFLERVDILKGPSSVLYGRSSPGGLVALTSKKPLFEPYHQVQATVGSNGQRGMGFDFSGPVDDDKRIAYRLTGLTDKSDTQFDHAKEKRFALAPTVSIDFTDDTSLVLQAYLQHDPDGGYHGGMPADGALHQRNGQRISSHFFEGEPGLDGYKRDQQSFGYQFEHRFNDVFTARQNFRYLDSKVRLDQVYAYGWSTPTGNELNRYYSGGDEKLHAFIIDNMLQAEFFTGAIKQTVLMGADYQRRKTVVDWTSGSLQPIDAFSPVYGNSAISYYSPTSYLRRLEQTGVYLQDLVEMDKWRFSLGLRQDWVETSDENRVAETGRPAGTQISDKRTKLTGRAGALYLFDNGLAPYVSYSESFNPNSYSDSTGNPLAPTDGTQWEVGLKYQPPGTDNLFTASWFRIDQENLATKLPQENFYRAVGAVRSQGLELEAHMQVSENLKLLGSYTFTDIKYTKSMVSTLSTADNLIENEGNSPTQAPRHMASVWADYAFNSGALDGLRLGGGLRYVGYSWADAENTMKVPSYTLLDASVGYDLGKIGLKGVDVRINANNLTNETYVASCASLNFCYLGEERNVSATVSYQF; translated from the coding sequence ATGACTGTGCGTTTTCCCTGTAATTCTTCCTATTCATTGCTGAGTAAAGCCGTACGTGTGGCGCTGCTATCGACAGCGATGGGCCTACACGTATTGCCCTTCACTGCCATGGCCGCAGACGCGAGTGCCGAACGCCCCCATCAACGCTATGAGATCTCCGCAGGCCCACTGACCGAGGTGCTGAATCAGTTTGCCCGACAGGCCGGCATCATGCTTTCCAGCACACCTGCGCACACCCAGGGCCTGCATTCGGCAGGACTGCGCGGCGACTATTCGGCCAGAGACGGCCTGAATCTTTTGCTCCGTGGTTCTGGGTTGCAGGCGGTTTCCGAGGATGACGTCAGCTTCACAGTGCAAGTGACGCCGGAAGATAGCGCACTTACCCTGCCAACCACCGACATCAAGGGCTTTGCGCTGGGTAATGCCCTGGGCAGCATGGAAGGCTACAACGCGACTCACAGCCAGATTGCGACCAAAACCAGCGCCGCTTTGCTCGAGACCTCGCAAACCGTCTCGGTGGTCACGCGCGAGCAGATGGACGACCAGGGCTCCCAGACGGTAGCCCAGGCCATGCGTTACACACCAGGCGTATTGACCAACCCCTATGGGGCGACACACCGGTACGACTACGTGGCAATGCGCGGCTTCAACGACGGCTCGGTAGACAACATTTACCTGGACGGGCTCAAGTCCATGGGCGACAGCGGCACCTACAGCACGATGCAGGTTGATCCGTATTTCCTCGAGCGGGTGGATATTCTCAAGGGCCCGTCTTCGGTGCTGTACGGGCGCAGTTCGCCGGGCGGGCTGGTGGCACTGACCAGTAAGAAGCCGTTGTTCGAGCCCTATCATCAAGTACAAGCGACTGTAGGAAGCAACGGGCAACGAGGCATGGGGTTTGACTTCAGTGGGCCTGTGGATGACGACAAGCGGATTGCCTACCGACTGACAGGTTTGACGGATAAGTCCGACACCCAGTTTGACCACGCCAAAGAAAAGCGCTTTGCACTGGCACCGACCGTGAGCATCGACTTCACCGATGATACGTCGCTTGTACTCCAAGCGTACCTCCAGCACGACCCTGATGGGGGTTATCACGGGGGCATGCCGGCAGATGGTGCGTTGCATCAGCGTAACGGCCAGCGAATCTCCAGCCATTTCTTCGAAGGTGAACCTGGGCTCGACGGCTACAAGCGTGATCAGCAGTCGTTTGGCTATCAATTTGAACATCGCTTCAATGATGTCTTCACTGCGCGGCAGAACTTTCGCTATCTGGACTCCAAGGTGCGGCTGGATCAGGTCTACGCCTATGGCTGGAGCACGCCGACCGGCAACGAGCTGAACCGCTACTACTCCGGAGGGGACGAGAAGCTGCATGCGTTCATCATCGACAACATGCTACAGGCGGAGTTTTTTACCGGCGCAATCAAGCAGACCGTATTGATGGGGGCGGATTATCAGCGACGTAAAACCGTAGTGGACTGGACTAGCGGATCGCTGCAACCGATCGACGCGTTCAGCCCTGTTTATGGTAATTCGGCGATCAGCTATTACAGCCCGACCAGCTACCTACGACGGCTGGAGCAGACCGGTGTCTATCTGCAAGACTTGGTCGAAATGGATAAATGGCGGTTTTCCCTCGGGCTGCGCCAGGACTGGGTAGAGACTTCCGACGAGAACCGAGTCGCTGAGACCGGGCGGCCGGCAGGCACGCAAATCAGTGATAAACGGACCAAGCTGACTGGGCGTGCAGGTGCGTTGTATCTGTTTGATAACGGCCTGGCGCCCTACGTCAGCTATTCCGAATCCTTCAATCCCAACTCCTATTCCGATAGCACAGGTAACCCGTTGGCGCCTACTGACGGGACGCAGTGGGAGGTGGGGCTGAAGTATCAGCCGCCGGGTACAGACAACCTGTTTACCGCGTCGTGGTTTCGCATCGATCAGGAGAATCTGGCGACCAAACTACCGCAGGAGAACTTCTATCGTGCTGTAGGTGCTGTTCGCTCGCAGGGGCTTGAGTTGGAAGCACACATGCAAGTGAGCGAAAACCTGAAGCTGTTGGGCAGTTATACCTTCACTGACATCAAATACACGAAGTCGATGGTGAGTACTTTGAGTACGGCTGACAATCTGATCGAGAACGAGGGTAACTCTCCGACCCAGGCACCTCGCCACATGGCATCGGTGTGGGCTGACTACGCATTCAATAGTGGAGCCCTGGACGGATTGCGACTCGGGGGCGGCTTGCGGTATGTGGGCTATAGCTGGGCGGATGCGGAAAACACGATGAAAGTCCCGTCCTATACCTTGCTTGATGCTTCGGTGGGGTATGACCTGGGCAAGATCGGATTGAAGGGCGTGGATGTACGGATCAATGCCAACAATCTGACCAATGAGACGTACGTGGCGTCGTGTGCCAGCCTGAACTTCTGTTACCTGGGGGAAGAGCGCAATGTGAGCGCTACAGTCAGCTATCAGTTCTGA
- a CDS encoding FecR domain-containing protein: MTPMNNAVRPSPSPEAVKQAINWSLRLRNNRANPKLRAQCADWREAHGDHELAWQRVQALQQELSGQLAAIPGAHAALENSAQGLGRRQALKVLSGVLLVGTAAWVSRDLTGWQRWTCDLATATGERRSVQLPDGTRLQLNTDSAVDLHFNPQQRLITLVRGEALVTCGAVRSTPLLVQTRHGLFEGIDGRFAVRQDSACTRLSVVSGNVVIHSPHGAKGLSTQVHAGESYLVRQTEAIPAAPLDMDIGAWADGLIVTRSMRLDAFLAEVGRYRHGYLGCSADIADLRLSGVFRLEDTDKLLAILPQTLPVQLRYRTRWWVSLDRSA, encoded by the coding sequence ATGACGCCGATGAACAACGCGGTGCGCCCAAGCCCCAGTCCCGAGGCGGTCAAGCAAGCCATCAACTGGTCGCTGCGCTTGCGCAACAACCGCGCCAATCCAAAGCTGCGCGCGCAATGTGCAGACTGGCGTGAGGCCCACGGCGACCATGAGTTGGCCTGGCAGCGGGTGCAGGCGTTGCAGCAGGAATTGAGTGGCCAACTGGCGGCGATTCCAGGGGCGCATGCGGCGCTGGAAAACAGCGCACAGGGCTTGGGCCGACGGCAGGCGCTGAAGGTGTTGTCTGGCGTGCTGCTGGTGGGTACGGCGGCGTGGGTAAGCCGGGATCTGACGGGCTGGCAACGCTGGACCTGCGACCTCGCGACTGCCACCGGCGAACGCCGTAGCGTGCAATTGCCCGACGGGACTCGCTTGCAACTCAATACCGACAGCGCCGTGGACCTGCATTTCAACCCGCAGCAGCGATTGATCACGCTGGTACGTGGGGAGGCCCTGGTGACGTGCGGCGCAGTTCGGTCGACGCCTTTGCTGGTGCAAACGCGGCATGGCTTGTTCGAAGGCATCGACGGCCGCTTCGCCGTTCGACAGGACAGTGCCTGCACGCGGTTGAGCGTGGTCAGCGGCAATGTGGTCATTCATTCACCACATGGGGCAAAAGGGCTGTCGACCCAGGTGCACGCAGGAGAAAGCTACCTCGTGCGTCAGACCGAAGCTATCCCCGCCGCGCCTTTGGACATGGACATTGGCGCCTGGGCCGATGGACTTATCGTGACACGCAGCATGCGCCTCGACGCTTTCCTGGCAGAAGTCGGGCGTTATCGTCATGGCTACCTGGGTTGCTCGGCAGACATCGCCGATTTGCGGCTATCGGGCGTTTTCCGTTTAGAGGACACCGATAAATTGTTGGCGATCCTGCCGCAAACGCTGCCGGTTCAATTGCGCTACCGCACCCGCTGGTGGGTGAGCCTGGATCGATCAGCCTGA